The Pseudomonas multiresinivorans DNA window ACTTTGCAAACTGCAAGCGGCCACTGTTTGGTCTTTGTCTATAAGTTATTGATTAATAAGGTTTTTACTGGAATGGAAAAGCTGGCACAGGGCTTGCGATAGTCCTAGTGCAACTGCAGCCAGGAACGGGCCGCAGTTTTCCAATAATTCAGGAGAAACCGCCATGAAACGTTTCAACAAACTGGCCCTTGCCGCTGCCACCGCAACCGCTCTGAGCTTCTCGTTCGCCAACTCGGTGTTCGCCCAGCCGACGACTCTGGCCGCCAATGACACCGTCCAGAAAACTGAAGAGGCGGTTTCCGACACCTGGATCACCAGCAAGGTGAAATCCAGCCTGATCGCCAACAAGGACATCAGCGGTACCAACATCAAGGTCGAAACCAACAAAGGTGTGGTTTCCCTGTCCGGTAACGTGAAAACCGACGCCGAGAAGGAACTGGCCGTACAGACCGCCAAAGGCATCAAAGGCGTGACCGCTGTATCCGCCGATGGACTGAAGTCGGTCGAGTAAGGCCAGGCCCTTTTCCCACCGATCGCTAGAGGAGGATCGCCATGAACACTGACGTCATCAAAGGCAAGTGGAAGCAGCTGTCCGGCACGCTCAAGGAGAAGTGGGGCAAGCTCACTGACGACGACCTGCAGGCGGCGGACGGACACGCCGAGTACCTGGTAGGCAAACTGCAGGAGCGCTACGGCTGGACCCGCGAAAAAGCGGAAGAGGAAGTCCGCGACTTCAGCCGCCGTCTGTAGCGCCCACACCCAGGGATGACCCAAGCCTCGCCGGCACGCCGGCGGGGCTTTTTCATGGGTGGGATCAGGGTGCCAGGTGTTGCTGGTAGATCGTCAGTTGGCGCGTCGGATCTGCTTCCGGGTAGTGCTGGCGGAGGAAACGCGACAGCTCGCGGACCGCCTGCAGGTCTCCCTTCTGGCCGACCTGCTTGGCCAGTTGCAGGGTCAGGCCCGGCAGCAGTTCGGGCCGTTGTGCGGAGCGCGTCAGGCGGCGCCAGCTGCTCAGTGCTTGCACGGACTCGTTGCGTTGCAGCAGCTTGCGCAGCAGGTGCAATTGAATGGTGGGATGGGCGAGCAGCCCGGTATCGCTGGCGGCACTTTCTTCAGCCAGCCTGCGCAGCAGCGCGTCGGCTGACGGCGAGGGCGGTAGGGCAAACAACTGCTTGAGGGTTTCGCTCATCAAGCCCCGGTCCTGCCTTCCCTTGGCTACGCCGTACAGGCGTTCGACCAGCAACGGTTGGTCCGGAAACTGCCGCAGCAGCTCCGCACCCCGTGCCGCGGCCTGGTCGAGGGCAAAGCGGCCGATCTGCTCATCCAGCGACGCCAGGGCGCGCTTGAAAGGAGCCTCGGGGTCTTCTTTCGCCAGGTACGCCTCGTCGACCGGCATCCGCCCCAGTCTGCGTGGCAGCCAGACGGCGAGGAAGCCGGAGACCAGCCCACCGATGTGCGCGTAGTAGTTCACATGATCGGCGGCACGCACCAGCCCGAACAGTTCCTTGCCCAGCCACAGCGGCAGGATCCACAGCGCTGGTGCCTTCAGGTAGCCCATCAGCGGCCCGAGCCAGTAGAAGAACTGGATGCGCCGCAGGCCATAGACGCCGATGTACATGCCCATCAGGCCGGAGATGGCGCCGGAGGCGCCGATGCCCGGCACCCAGGACGGATCCAGCGCCCACCACAGCAGGCCCGAGCAGAGGCCACTGAACAGGTAGAGGCCCAGGTACAGGGCGCGCCCCAGGGCGGCTTCCAGAGCGAAGCCGAAGATGAACAGGAACACCATGTTGCCGGCCAGGTGCCAGAAGCTGCCATGAAGGAACATCGAGCCGAACAGACCCTGGACGGTGAACCGCTCGGGGATGAAGCCGAAGCGCAGACTGCTGGTCTGGTCGCGGGCGGCTTCGGCTTTCAGGCGCGCGGCCTGCCAGGCGCTGTCCTGTTGGAAGGCAGGTAATTCACGCAGCTCGTGGCCGAACTCCAGGTCCGAGAGAACGAGCCAGGCCAGCTGCTGACGCGGCAGGGCCTCCAGGGCGCGCTGCTGGTCGGCTTCCAGGCGGTCGCGGCGCTCCAGCGAGGCGCTGAACAAGGGGCGCTCATGACCGAGCAGGTCCTGGTCGAGATAGACGCGCACGGCCTCTTCGCGCCGGGCGCTGTCGCCCCCCTGGTAGCCGAAGTAGATCAGGACGTTGATGACGATGAGCAGCAGCGTGATGACCGGAGGCTTCTTCCAGTCCAGCGGATGCTCGGCGGGGACGATGACCATGGCGACCGGTCCTTGGCGCAAGTGGCGTGAGTGGCGGCGAGACTAGCACCTCGCCAGCACGGCTGTCAGTTGCCGCTGCGCTTGCTCTGGATGTCGCTCAGCCGGTTACCCTCGAAGCGGACGAAATACAACATGCCGCTCCAGGGGCCGTAGATCCATTCTTCCACGGCCACTTCCATGGATTCGCCGTAGCGAGGGCCAGGCACCTGCTTGTAGCCCAGGAAGGAACGGCTGACCGGCTCGCCGCAGCGGCTGAGCACGTCGCTGGTGACATCGCCGGTGCTGATGAGTTTGCTATTGCAGCGCAAGCTGGCGGCCTGAGCGTCCAGGGCAATGACGCTGAGCGGTAACACAAGTGCGGCCAGGCGCAGAACGAAGGGGGTCTTCAATTGCGTTTGAACTCGATGCTTTTGAGTTTGTTGGCCTCGAAAGTGAGGATATAGCTGGTGCCGTTGCGCGGACCGTATACCCACTCCTCGACCCGGTATTCGCGATGGTCGTAGCCGCTGAGGGTGTAGCCGACTTCATCGCGGTGATCCGGTGCGCCGCACTTCTGTTCGACTTCCCAGGCGCGGTCGCCGGCGTTGATCAGGGAGCTACCGCAGCGCATGCTTTCCGCCTGGGCGCCCGCCGCGCAAAGCAGCAGGGCGCAGGACATCCAGGTCAGGGCTTTCATCGAACGACTCCTTACTCGCTATCGAGGTGAAGCTGGGTGGCCACGTTGCCACCATTCTCCGCTTCGCCGAAGCTGACGTCGATGAGGTAGATGCGGTCGTCGCCCAGGCCGCCCTTGCTGACCAGATAGTCCTTGATCTGGGTCGCGCGCTCCTGACCGAGCTTGCGCAGCAGCAACTGGCTGTCGCTCCAGGAGTCGAGCACGGCCTGGCGCATCTTCGCCGAACGCTCGTCCTTGCTCAGATCCTGCCATTCCGCTGGCGGCTGTTTCTTCAGACGCGCGCGGTAGACACCTTCAAGCAGGATCGGCTGCAGGTCCTCGGGGACTTCCAGCTGGCTGGCATCACTGGGCACCTTGTCGCCGCGACGCTGCAACATGCTGTAGTAGTTCTTCTGGTATTCCTGGTTCAGGCGCTTGCCGGCCAGCAATGGGCCGTCGCTGGCTGCTGCGGCGACGCCTTCGACTTCCAGCTTCAGCGCAGGGCGCTGTTTGAGGGCGCCGACCAGTTTGTCGAGGTTGCCCTGGGCGGCGGAATCCAGTTCGCTGGAGCCGGGCGCGAAGGTCACGCTGCCCAGGTCCTCGTCGCCGCCGCCGGCGAGCCCGGCAATGAATTTGAAGGGCGCCTGCACCGCGCGTACCACCAGGTTGCGCAGGGTCTGCCAGACGATGGGCATGACGCTGAACTGAGGGTTGTTCAGGTCGCCTTCCACCGGCAACTGGATATCGATGTTGCCGTTGGCGTCCTTGAGCAGAGCGATTGCCAGTTTCACCGGCAGGTCCACGGCGTCGGGGCTGTCGACCTTCTCGCCCAGTTGCAGGTGCTCCACCAGCACCTTGTTGTCGGCCTTGAGCTTGCCCTGGGTGATCTGGTAGTGCAGGTCCAGGTTCAGCCGGCCCTTGCGGATGCGGTAGCCGGCGAACTTGCCGGAGTAGGGCGTCAGGGTGGTCAGCTCGACGCGCTTGAAGCTGGTGGCGATGTCCAGCTTCTCCAGCGGCGAGAAGGGGTTGAGGCTGCCCTTGATGGTGACCGGCGCGTACTTGTCGACCTTGCCCTTCACGTCTACCGAGGCGGGGGTCGGATTGCGGTTGTCGATGGTGCCGATCTCGCCGCCCAGTTGCTGGATGGCGGTGGCGAAGTCCGGGCGCAGGGTCAGGTCGGCGAAGTTGGCCGAACCATTATTGATCTTCACCCCGCCGATGCGGATGCCCAGCGGCTTGCTGTTGCCACTGCCGCCTTTGTTCGCGGAGGACGCTGCGGATTCCGGTTGCGCGATGATCAGCTCGCTGACGTTGGTGCTGCGGTCCTCGTTGATGATGAAGCGCGCGTAGGGCTCTTCCAGTGACACCGTCTGGATCACCAGGCTGTCGCCATGCTTGTAGGCCAGGCCGTCGAGGGTCAGCTTGGTCCATTTGACGAAGTCGCGGCTCTTGATGGTGTCCAGGGTGTGCAACTGGGTGACCTGGGCGCTGCCGTTGACACTGAAAGCCAGCGGCTCTGTGCCCTTGAGGTCGACATCGAGGTCACTGGACAGCAGGCCGCTGCGCAGTTCCAGGCGGATGAACGGATCGATGTAGGCCTGGGCAACGCGCAGGTCGATGTCGCGTGTGGAGACCTTGAGCTTCGCGCTGACCGGGTTGGGGATGACCTGGCCGCTGGCCTCGATCTGGCCGCGGGGGCCGAGGCCGGTCTTGAGCTTGAGTTGCAGGGGGGAGGTCAGGCCGCTGTCGAGGTTCTGCAGGTCAAGGTCCAGCGGGCCGACTTCGAGATTCACCGGCTTGCTCGGTGCACGATCGGCCAGGTGGGCCTTGTAGCCGCGCAATTGGGTGTCGCGCAGGACCACGTGCCAGGTCTTCTTCGGTTCAGCCGGTGCGTCGGGCCGGGCATCTGCGGGCCGGGACTCGGTAGCGGCCACGGCTGCTGGCGGAGCCTTGGTGGCATCGGTGGGCTTGCCCTGTGCTTTGTCCGCAGCCGCGGGGGGGGCCACGGCCGTCTGTTGTTCCTTGGTGGCCTGCGTGGGGGGCGTTTGCAACTGGCCGGCGACAGTCTCGCCGGACGCCGCCTTGGCTTCGCTGGCGGGCTTCTGCTCGGGAGCGGCCTGTGCCTGCGGAGTCGGTTCCTCGGGGCGCTTGTAGGGTTTGAAGTCGGCGAAGAGCTTCTGCCAGTCCAGCTGCCCGTCCTTCTCCCGCGCAGCCCAGGCTTCCAGGCCCTGGCTGCGGATCTGGCCAACGATCACTTCCTGCTTGGCGAGGTCCAGCGTGGTTTCGGCGACATCCAGGGTGGCGAGCTTGGCCAGCGGCTTGCCATCCGGCGATGCCAGGTCGAGGTCGCGCAACTTGATGGCCGCCTTGTCCAGCATCAGCTGGGTGTCTTTCGACAGGTCCAGGTGGTAGTCGGAGGCGACGCTGAGGATGCCGTTGTTCAGGTTGAGCGGAGCGTTGTCACGCACATAGGGCCACCAGGCCTTCAGCGGCACGCCGTCCAGAGTGAAGCTGCCCTTGGAGGTGAAGGGCACGATGCTCAGGTCGCCTTTCCAGTCCAGCTTGCCGCCGTGCGGGCCGGTGGCGACCAGGGTCATTTCGGCGCCGTCGTCGGGCAGCGTGCTGAGGTTGTGCAGCTCGAACCCCAGGGGGTCGAAGACAAACTCCACCGGCTCGCTCGGGCGGCGGTCGAGGAAGTGCAGGCTGCCCTCGGCCAGGCGAATGCGGTCGATGCGCAGCGGGAAGGGATCGCTCGGTTCCGCCGGCGGAGGAGTCGGTTCGCTGGGGGGCAGCTTGAACAGCTTGGTGAGATTCAGCGTGCCGTTCTCGGCGAACAGCAACTCGGTGTGCGGTGCATCCAGTTCGACATCCGCCAGGTGCAACTGGCGCTTCCACAGGCTATCGAGTTCGAGGTTGGCGTAGAGGCGGCGGAAACGTACCTGTTCCTGCCCCTCATCGCCCAGGTGCAATCCCCAGAGGGTGAGCTCCAGGCTGAAGGGATTGAATTCGATGCGCTCCAGGCGCGCCGGGCCGGTCGAGTATTGAGCCAGTTGTTGGTTGGCTACACGCAGGCCGATGCCGGGAAGAATGAGAAAACCCAGCAGGCAGTAGAGGGAGACCAGCAACAAGACCGCGCCGATGGCGCGTTTCAATCCTTTGGGCATGGCGAGAGTCGTTTCCGTCGTGACGTGCAGAACCAGTATGGCACGGCTGGGATGGTTCGATTCGAAAGTCGCCTTCGGACGCGGTTTTCAGTGATGTCTGTCAGTCGTTCAAGCGATTGGTGCGGGCGAACTCAACGAGATCCACGAGGCTTTCAAGGTTCAGCTTCTCGAGAATACGCGTCTTGTAGGTGCTGACGGTCTTCTGGCTGAGGAAGAGTTCCTCGGCGATGTCCTTGTTGCTCATGCCTCTCACCAGGCTGCGCAGTACCACCAGTTCGCGCGGCGTCAGGCTGGCCACCGGGTCGGCGTTCTTGTCGATGCTCAGAGACTTTTCCGGGAAGCAGCGATAGCCCGAGACCAGCATGCGAGCGGCGTTGAGAATGGCGCTGGTGTCCTTGTTCTTGCTGACGAATCCATGCGCACCCGCGGCTTCGACCTTGCTCGAATACAGACGTTCATCCTGCGAGCTCAAGACCAGCAGGCGGATGTTCTCGTCGAAGATGTGGATACGCGCCAGCAGGTCGAGGCCATCCATCCCTGGCAGGTTGAGGTCCAGTATCACGAGGTCCGGACGTTCCTTGCGGACTGCGTCCAGGCCTCCATGGCCATCGGCCGCCTCGCGTGCTACTTCGAACTGCGGATCCTGTTCGAGCAGCGAACGGATCGCCAAGCGCATCGCGGGGTGATCCTCGATCAGCACCACACGTTTCTTCATGGTTGACTCCCTGAGTCCAAATGATTGCGCGCATTGATCTTGAAGATAGACCAGTTGTTCAAGCACCTACGGAATATTCCTATGCGTAGGACCGAAAGCATGCGGAAAATCAACTTGGGAGGGCATGGGCCTGCAAGCGTGCGTGGAGACTTGCTGTGCAGACGGAATTCTGCTCAGCAAGCCCCGATAGATCAGCGCTGCAGCGCCAGCGCCACGCCTTGGCCGCCGCCGATACAGAGCGTCGCGAGGCCCTTTTTCGCGTCGCGGCGGAGCATCTCGTGCAGCAGGGTGACCAGTACGCGGCAGCCTGATGCGCCGATTGGGTGGCCGAGGGCGATGGCGCCGCCGTTGACGTTCACCTTCGAGGCATCCCAGCCCAGTTCCTTGCCCACCGACAATGCCTGGGCGGCGAACGCCTCGTTGGCCTCGATCAGGTCCAGGTCGGCCAACTGCCAGCCGGCTTTCTCCAGGCAGCGGCGGGTAGCCGAGACCGGGCCGATGCCCATGATGGCCGGGTCGACACCGGCGTTGGCGTAAGCAGCAATGCGGGCCAGGACCGGCAGGCCCAGTTCTGCAGCCTTGGCCGCACTCATCAGCAACACGGCGGCCGCACCGTCATTGAGGGTTGAAGCATTGCCGGCGGTGACGCTGCCGTCCTTCCTGAACGCTGGTTTGAGCTTGGCCAGGGATTCTGCGGTAGTGCCGGCGCGGGGCTGCTCGTCGGTGTCGAAGCGCAGTGCTTCGCCCTTGCGCTGGGGGATCTCGATGGCGGTGATTTCGGCCTTGAAGCGGCCCGCTTCGATGGCGTCGGCGGCCTTGCGTTGCGATTCGGCGGCGAAGGCGTCCTGGGCCTCCCGGCTGATGCCGTACTTCTCCACCAGGTTTTCGGCGGTGATGCCCATGTGGTAGTCGTTGAAGGCATCCCACAGGCCGTCCTGAATCATGCTGTCGACCAGTTTGGCGTGGCCCATGCGCAGGCCGGTGCGGGCGCCAGGCATGACGTAGGGGGCGAGGCTCATGCTTTCCTGGCCGCCGGCGATGACGACATCGGCGTCACCACAGCGGATGGCCTGGGCAGCCAGGTGCAGGGCCTTGAGCCCGGAGCCGCAGACCTTGTTCACCGTCATCGCAGGCACCGTGTTGGGCAGGCCTGCGGCAATGGAAGCCTGGCGCGCCGGGTTCTGGCCGGCACCGGCGGTCAGTGTCTGGCCGAGGATGACTTCATCCACCCGGGCCGGATCCAGGCCGGTCTGTTGCAGCAGGCTGCGAATCACCGCGGCGCCCAGTTCATGGGCCGGCAATGTGGCGAGCGAACCCTGGAAGCTGCCGATGGCGGTACGGGTGGCAGCGACGATGACGACTTCTTGCATGACGCGAATCCTCTGGCTGGCGCGGCAACGGCCGCAGCGAAGGAGCATGGTTGCACGCTCGCCGCCGGCTCACCACCCTCCGAACCGAGTGGTCACGTTTCAGCGCAGAGGGGGCAGCCCCATGCGTCGGCGCGCGCGGTGCAGCGAACCGTTGCGTACCGCCCAGCGCAACAGCGGCACGCTGCGCTTCACGCTGGAACGGATCAGCTGGCGCTGCAGGCTGCCGAGGCTCAGACCGAGCTGGTCAGTTGCCCACTCTGGGAGCAGGTCGATGCCGGCGCGCATCATCAGCATGCCGAAGGGCTTGGCGAGGAAGCTGGGGGCGGGGGCGTTGAAGAGCACGCTGACCACTTCTCGGGTGCGTTCGTCGTAGCGAAGCTGTGGGCGCATGCGTTGCAGGTAGGCAGCAACCTCCACCCGCGAGCGCGGGACATTGCGTGCACCGAGGCGCTCGGCGATCAGGGCTATCTCGTCGTAGTAGCGGTCCTGTTCTTCGCCGGAAAGATTCGGGTTCAGGTAGCGCAGGTGCGACGCGAGGAAGCAGCTGACTTCGGCGACGTGCACCCAGGTGAGCAGGTCCGGGTCGCTGGCCGCATAGGGTGTGCCGTCGGGAAGGGTGCCGTGGACGCCATCGTGGATGCGGCGCACGCGCTCGATCAGCTTCTCGGCGTCACCGCGCGAACCATAGGTGGTGGCGGAGATGAACTGCCCGGTGCGGCGCAGGCGGCCGAGCATGTCGGCGCGGAAGTTGGAGTGGTCCCAGACGCCACCGAGTGCGGCCGGATGGAGCATCTGCAGGAGCAGGGCGCTGATGCCGCCAATGAGCATCGAACTGAAATCACCATGGACTTTCCAGCTGATGGATTCCGGCCCGAACAGGCCGGGGTCGCCCTTGGGCGACTCGAAGTCGACCCCGCCCAGGGCGAGGCCGGTCAGGCTGAGTACCTGGCTTTCGATATGACGGCGAACGGTTTCCATTGCGGCGGACAGGCCTCAGGGCAAGGACGACAGGTCTGTTGCATAAACCTAGCATCTTTGCGCCCTCGGCCTGTAGCGCAGGTCAACGGTTGAGGCGGTTGTCGATCAGCCCCTGGACCACGCTGGGGTCGGCCAGGGTCGAGGTGTCGCCGAGGTTTTCCAGTTCGTTGCAGGCGATCTTGCGCAGGATGCGCCGCATGATCTTGCCCGAGCGCGTCTTGGGCAGGCCCGGCGCCCACTGCAGCATTTCCGGCTTGGCGAAGCTGCCGATCTCCTTGCTCACCAGGGCCAGCAGTTCCTGCTTGAGTGCGTCGCTGGGCTCGATGCCGTTCATGGTGGTGACGAAGGCGTAGATGCCCTGGCCCTTGAGGTCGTGCGGATAGCCGACGACAGCAGCCTCGGCGACCGAGTCATGCAGCACCAGCGCGCTCTCCACCTCGGCGGTGCCGATGCGATGGCCGGAGACGTTGATCACGTCGTCCACGCGGCCGGTGATCCAGTAGTAGCCATCCTCGTCGCGGCGGGCGCCGTCGCCGGTGAAGTAGTAGCCGGGGTAGGGCTTGAAGTAGGTATCGATCATCCGCTGGTGATCACCGTAGACACTGCGGATCTGGCTGGGCCAGCTGGCTTTCACGGCGAGTACGCCGGAGCCGGGACCATCGATTTCCTTGCCCTGCTCATCCAGCAGCACCGGTTGCACGCCGAAGAAGGGGCGGGTCGCCGAGCCGGGCTTGAGGTCGGTGGCGCCGGGCAGCGGAGTGATCAGGATGCTGCCGGTTTCGGTCTGCCACCAGGTGTCGACGATGGGGCAGCGCTTCTCGCCTACCACGTTGTAGTACCACTCCCAGGCTTCCGGGTTGATCGGCTCGCCCACTGAACCGAGCAGGCGCAGGCTGCTGCGATCGGTCTTCTGCACCGGAGCCTCGCCCTCGCGCATCAGCGCGCGGATGGCGGTGGGTGCGGTGTAGAAGATATTCACCTGGTGCTTGTCGATCACCTGCCAGAAGCGCGAGGCGTCCGGATAGTTCGGCACGCCTTCGAACATCAGTGTGGTGGCGCCATTGGCCAGCGGGCCGTAGACGATGTAGCTGTGCCCGGTGACCCAGCCCACGTCCGCGGTGCACCAGTAGATGTCGCCGTCGTGGTAGTCGAACACGTACTTGTGGGTCATCGCCGCGCCCAGCAGGTAGCCGCCGGTGGTGTGCAGCACGCCCTTGGGTTTGCCGGTCGAGCCGGAGGTGTAGAGGATGAACAGCGGGTCCTCTGCATCCATCGGCTCCGGTGCGCAGTCCTCGCTGGCCTCGCGCAGGGCCTCGTGGTACCAGAGGTCGCGGCCTTCGACCCACGGGATCTCGCCCTGGGTGCGCTCGACCACGACCACGGTGGACACGTTCGGGCAGTCCGCCAGGGCTTTTTCCACGTTTTTCTTCAGCGGGATGTACTTGCCGCCGCGCACGCCTTCGTCGGCGGTGATCACGGCGCGGCAATCGGCATCGTTGATGCGGTCACGCAGGGCGTCCGGGGAGAAACCGCCGAACACCACCGAGTGGATCGCGCCGATCCGCGCGCAGGCCAGCATGGCGTAGGCGGCTTCGGGGATCATCGGCATGTAGATGCAGACCCGGTCGCCTTTCCCGACACCGCGGCTCTTGAGCACATTGGCCAGGCGGCAGACATGGCTGTGCAGCTTGCGGTAGGTGATGTTGGCGGATTCGGTCGGGTTGTCGCCTTCCCAGATGATGGCGACCTGCTCGGCGCGCTGTTCGAGATGGCGGTCGATGCAGTTGTAGGTGACGTTGAGCTGGCCGCCCTTGAACCAGGTGGCCTGGCCCTTCGCCAGATCGCCGTGGTGCACCGAGTGCCAGGGCTTGAACCAGTCGAGGAAGGCCTTGGCCTGCTCGCCCCAGAAGGCTTCCGGGTCGTTTACCGACTGCTGGTAAAGGCGCTGGTAGGCGTCATTGTCGAGGTAGGCACGCTTGCGTACGGCCTCCGGCACGGGGTGAAGGCTGATCTCGTACATGGGGAATCCTTGTTGTTGTTGAGCCGAGATGCCCTCAAGGGTGCATGCAAGGCCTGGCGGGTTCAAGGGTTGTCCATGTTGTTTCGACGCGCCAGGGCGGGGGAACGTTCCGGCGGCGGATGTCCCTTGCGCTTGCAGGCGGGGTGGCGGCGTGGTGTGGCGTTGGCCGGCGAGGCGGCAGGAGCGGGAGCGGTGCTGTGTTGCCCGTCGATTGCCGGGCAGGAGGGAAGCTGGACGCGCAGGGGCGCATCCAGCTGTTTTCGTCAGCCGCGGTGACGGCCGCGGAAGAAGTCGATCAGGCCCTGGGTGGAGCCGTCCTCGGCGGCGCTTTCCTCGCTGCCGACCAGGCGGCCGTAGACCGCCTTGCCCAGCTCCTTGCCCAGTTCCACGCCCCACTGGTCGAAGGCGTTGATGCCCCAGAGGATGCTTTGCACGTAGACCTTGTGCTCGTACATCGCGATCAGCGCGCCCAGGCGGCGGGCGCTGATGCGCTCCAGCACCAGGGTGTTGCTCGGGCGGTTGCCCGGGATCACCTTGTGCGGCGCCAGGCGCTGCACTTCGGCCTCGTCCACGCCCTTGGCGCGCAGTTCGGCCTCGGCTTCGGCGCGGCTTTTGCCGACCATCAGAGCCTGGCTCTGTGACAGGCAGTTGGCGTACAGCCACTGGTGGTGGTCGGCCACCGGGTTGTAGCTGGACACCGGGACAATGAAGTCGGCCGGGATCAGGTGGGTGCCCTGGTGCAGCAACTGGTGGTAAGCGTGCTGGCCGTTGCAGCCCACGCCGCCCCAGATCACCGGGCCGGTGCCGGCGGACACCGGGGTGCCGTCCTGGCGCACGCTCTTGCCGTTGGACTCCATGTCCAGCTGCTGCAGGTGGTCGGTGATATTCCGCAGGTAGTAGTCGTAGGGCAGGATCGCATGGCTGCGCGCGCCCCAGAAGTCGCCATACCAGACGCCGAGCAGGCCTAGCAGCACCGGGATGTTCTTCTCGAACGGCGCGGTGAGGAAGTGCTGGTCCATGCTGTAGGCGCCGGACAGCAGCTCCTTGAAGTTGTTGATGCCCACCGACATGGCGATTGGCAGGCCGATGGCCGACCACAGCGAGTAACGGCCACCGACCCAGTCCCACATCGGGAAGACGTTTTCCGGGCGAATGCCGAAGGCGGAAGCGGCTTCCTTGTTGCTGGAAACGGCGATGAAGTGGCGGTACAGCTCCGCCTCGCTGCCTCCCTGGGCCAGGTACCAGGCGCGGGCAGCCTGGGCGTTCTTCAGTGTTTCCAGGGTGCCGAAGGACTTCGACGAGACGATGAACAGCGTGGTCTCGGCGTTGAGCTTGGCGGTCATCTCGCGGAATTCGCTGCCGTCGATGTTCGCCAGGTAGTGGCAACGCACGCCTTTCTGGGCGAAGGGTAGCAGCGCTTCGGAGACCAGCTGCGGGCCCAGGAAGGAGCCACCGATGCCGATGTTCACCACGTCAGTGATCGGCCTCTCGGTGTAGCCGCGCCACAGGCCGTTGTGCA harbors:
- the pgi gene encoding glucose-6-phosphate isomerase; amino-acid sequence: MEHHLTPLDATKLASWQALAAHRQDLQNFTMREAFAEDPERFKRFSLSACGLFLDFSKNLIRQDTLDLLVKLAEEAKLGEAIQSMFRGEVINASERRPVLHTALRRPIGDKVLVDGNDVMPEVHRVLHQMTELVAAVHNGLWRGYTERPITDVVNIGIGGSFLGPQLVSEALLPFAQKGVRCHYLANIDGSEFREMTAKLNAETTLFIVSSKSFGTLETLKNAQAARAWYLAQGGSEAELYRHFIAVSSNKEAASAFGIRPENVFPMWDWVGGRYSLWSAIGLPIAMSVGINNFKELLSGAYSMDQHFLTAPFEKNIPVLLGLLGVWYGDFWGARSHAILPYDYYLRNITDHLQQLDMESNGKSVRQDGTPVSAGTGPVIWGGVGCNGQHAYHQLLHQGTHLIPADFIVPVSSYNPVADHHQWLYANCLSQSQALMVGKSRAEAEAELRAKGVDEAEVQRLAPHKVIPGNRPSNTLVLERISARRLGALIAMYEHKVYVQSILWGINAFDQWGVELGKELGKAVYGRLVGSEESAAEDGSTQGLIDFFRGRHRG
- the acs gene encoding acetate--CoA ligase — encoded protein: MYEISLHPVPEAVRKRAYLDNDAYQRLYQQSVNDPEAFWGEQAKAFLDWFKPWHSVHHGDLAKGQATWFKGGQLNVTYNCIDRHLEQRAEQVAIIWEGDNPTESANITYRKLHSHVCRLANVLKSRGVGKGDRVCIYMPMIPEAAYAMLACARIGAIHSVVFGGFSPDALRDRINDADCRAVITADEGVRGGKYIPLKKNVEKALADCPNVSTVVVVERTQGEIPWVEGRDLWYHEALREASEDCAPEPMDAEDPLFILYTSGSTGKPKGVLHTTGGYLLGAAMTHKYVFDYHDGDIYWCTADVGWVTGHSYIVYGPLANGATTLMFEGVPNYPDASRFWQVIDKHQVNIFYTAPTAIRALMREGEAPVQKTDRSSLRLLGSVGEPINPEAWEWYYNVVGEKRCPIVDTWWQTETGSILITPLPGATDLKPGSATRPFFGVQPVLLDEQGKEIDGPGSGVLAVKASWPSQIRSVYGDHQRMIDTYFKPYPGYYFTGDGARRDEDGYYWITGRVDDVINVSGHRIGTAEVESALVLHDSVAEAAVVGYPHDLKGQGIYAFVTTMNGIEPSDALKQELLALVSKEIGSFAKPEMLQWAPGLPKTRSGKIMRRILRKIACNELENLGDTSTLADPSVVQGLIDNRLNR